The Candidatus Alcyoniella australis genome includes a region encoding these proteins:
- a CDS encoding SGNH/GDSL hydrolase family protein → MIKLKLPPLVIRPLQVLTAIVCLVILGELSLYLIGYEGNPAAWDVRLQIADHKVGVPDDLLFWRPPIDPSFPDDKIKVLCVGDQVGLGPQSGGWPEVLQQRLLDLPLERQAAIFNGCVDGYSSTQGLRYVERHLGLEPDVIVSCFGVNDYQTAKLGLPDDQFQHPSSSTMSFRSRALRSRGYRFYREVLYDLRRIFKIGQRENVLRVSIDRFEGNMDRLVQHGEVDGIDVLLMTSPAPNLDQQWLAEHRRYNERLRKVGRDTGAPVIDLEQTFESNLKLFIESERHPERLSPEGAQVMALAVRDALLNSGVVRLSIDGFKPSGIEGAENAER, encoded by the coding sequence GTGATTAAACTCAAGCTCCCACCGTTGGTGATTCGGCCGCTGCAAGTGCTCACGGCGATCGTCTGCCTGGTCATTCTCGGCGAGCTGTCGCTGTACCTGATCGGCTACGAGGGCAACCCCGCGGCCTGGGACGTGCGGCTGCAGATCGCGGACCACAAGGTGGGCGTGCCCGACGACCTGCTGTTTTGGCGGCCGCCGATCGACCCCAGCTTTCCCGATGACAAGATCAAGGTGCTGTGCGTCGGTGACCAGGTTGGGCTGGGACCGCAAAGCGGCGGCTGGCCCGAGGTGCTGCAACAGCGGCTGCTCGATTTGCCGCTGGAGCGACAGGCCGCGATCTTCAACGGCTGCGTCGACGGCTACAGCTCGACCCAGGGCCTGCGCTACGTGGAGCGCCACCTTGGGCTGGAGCCGGACGTGATCGTCTCGTGCTTCGGCGTCAACGACTACCAGACCGCCAAGCTCGGACTGCCCGACGACCAGTTTCAGCATCCGAGCAGCAGCACGATGAGCTTCCGTTCGCGGGCTCTGCGCTCGCGCGGCTATCGCTTTTACCGCGAGGTGCTCTACGACCTGCGGCGGATCTTCAAAATCGGCCAGCGCGAGAACGTGCTGCGCGTGAGCATCGACCGTTTCGAGGGCAACATGGACCGGCTGGTGCAGCATGGCGAAGTCGACGGGATCGACGTGTTGCTGATGACCAGCCCGGCGCCGAACCTCGATCAGCAGTGGCTCGCCGAGCACCGGCGTTACAACGAGCGGCTGCGCAAGGTCGGCCGCGACACCGGTGCGCCGGTGATCGATCTTGAGCAGACCTTCGAGAGCAACCTTAAGCTGTTCATCGAATCCGAACGCCACCCCGAACGCCTCTCGCCCGAGGGGGCCCAGGTGATGGCCCTGGCCGTGCGCGACGCGTTGCTAAACAGCGGCGTGGTGCGCCTGAGCATCGACGGGTTCAAGCCCAGCGGCATCGAGGGTGCGGAAAACGCCGAACGATGA
- a CDS encoding Gfo/Idh/MocA family oxidoreductase produces the protein MHEPPRWGILGTAEIAESTIRAIKAGTSSELRAIASRDLSRAEHWAQRHSIALAFGSYQELLASGEVDLVYVPLPNSLHAQWTIQALESGHHVLCEKPLAIDAAQAERIAQTAARCDRHVAEGFMYRLHPQWQRVRELIADNAVGRLSSLYSRFTFMLDDPTANPASSKLAGGALMDVGCYCVNFSRMIAGCEPLRVSAFERRNEVDLLMLGQLEFPHGLLAQFETSIDNYERHGAQIAGTRGSIELESPWIPGDEPATIVLRREGFAPERIIIEPADSYKLQVEHFVEVCQGQEQPRWPIDDSVANMHVIDALLRSAREQRTIKV, from the coding sequence ATGCACGAACCGCCGCGTTGGGGAATTCTGGGAACCGCGGAGATCGCCGAGTCCACAATCCGCGCGATCAAGGCCGGCACAAGCAGCGAGCTGCGGGCCATCGCCAGCCGCGATCTCTCGCGGGCCGAGCATTGGGCCCAGAGGCACTCGATAGCATTGGCCTTCGGCTCGTATCAGGAGCTGCTCGCCTCGGGCGAGGTCGACCTGGTCTACGTTCCGCTGCCCAACAGCCTACACGCGCAGTGGACGATCCAGGCGCTAGAGAGCGGGCACCACGTGCTGTGCGAAAAGCCCCTGGCCATCGACGCGGCCCAGGCCGAGCGGATCGCGCAGACAGCCGCGCGTTGCGACCGGCACGTGGCCGAGGGCTTCATGTATCGCCTGCATCCCCAATGGCAACGCGTGCGCGAGCTGATCGCGGATAACGCCGTGGGGCGGCTAAGCTCGCTGTACAGCCGCTTCACCTTCATGCTCGACGACCCGACGGCCAACCCGGCCTCGAGCAAGTTGGCGGGCGGCGCGCTGATGGACGTGGGCTGCTACTGCGTCAACTTCTCGCGGATGATCGCGGGCTGCGAGCCTCTACGCGTCAGCGCCTTCGAGCGCCGCAACGAGGTCGACCTGCTGATGCTCGGACAGCTGGAGTTCCCCCACGGGCTGTTGGCGCAGTTCGAGACCAGCATCGACAACTATGAGCGCCACGGCGCGCAGATCGCGGGCACCCGCGGCTCGATCGAACTCGAATCGCCCTGGATCCCCGGAGACGAGCCGGCGACGATCGTCCTGCGTCGCGAGGGGTTTGCGCCGGAACGGATCATCATCGAGCCCGCGGACTCATACAAGCTGCAAGTCGAACATTTCGTCGAGGTCTGCCAAGGCCAAGAACAACCGCGCTGGCCGATCGACGATTCCGTGGCCAACATGCACGTGATCGACGCGCTGCTGCGGTCGGCACGCGAACAGCGAACGATTAAGGTCTAG
- the bamD gene encoding outer membrane protein assembly factor BamD → MHSVSLTAPAARPYNRPMIRLLRQATLLLVLLSALTLCSCAERNLDLMSAREIYETGMQDFDKGRHSRALGAFQGLIELYPFSMYVTPAELRISDSYYHRRMYPESVEAYNDFITRHPTNKEVPHALYMLGLANYKQKFAIDRDQFYTHEALKYFQRVIKEYPDSENHADALDKAAECRHDLARREEYVGRFYYRNKEYFAALGRYREIIEQYKDTEFYAESLYMAGRCYLALDSPDAARLLLDTLIAEFPDDKYASRARSVLNDLN, encoded by the coding sequence ATGCACAGCGTAAGTTTGACCGCGCCCGCGGCGCGTCCCTATAATCGACCGATGATTCGACTGCTCCGCCAAGCGACCCTTCTGCTCGTGCTGCTCAGCGCCCTGACGTTGTGCTCGTGCGCCGAGCGCAACCTGGACCTGATGAGCGCCCGGGAAATCTACGAAACCGGAATGCAGGACTTCGATAAGGGCCGCCATTCGCGGGCGCTCGGAGCGTTCCAGGGGCTGATCGAGCTCTACCCGTTCTCGATGTACGTCACTCCGGCCGAGCTGCGCATCTCCGACTCGTACTACCATCGCCGGATGTACCCCGAGTCGGTGGAGGCGTACAACGATTTCATCACGCGCCACCCGACCAACAAAGAGGTGCCGCACGCGCTGTACATGCTCGGGCTGGCCAACTACAAACAGAAGTTCGCCATCGACCGCGACCAGTTCTATACCCACGAGGCGCTCAAATACTTCCAACGGGTGATCAAGGAATATCCAGACAGCGAAAACCACGCCGACGCGCTGGACAAGGCGGCCGAGTGCCGCCACGACCTAGCCCGGCGCGAGGAGTACGTCGGCCGTTTCTACTATCGCAACAAAGAGTACTTCGCCGCCCTGGGCCGCTACCGCGAGATCATCGAGCAGTACAAGGACACCGAGTTCTACGCCGAGTCGCTGTACATGGCCGGCCGCTGCTACCTGGCGCTGGACAGCCCGGACGCGGCCCGCTTGCTGCTCGATACCCTGATCGCCGAGTTCCCCGACGACAAGTACGCCTCGCGCGCCCGTTCGGTGCTCAACGACCTGAACTGA
- a CDS encoding glycosyltransferase family 39 protein, which translates to MNSRRIAEPFYALGLIVGALLLRLAIIAVSDNAVSSEQEAYSRLNLMLQWQRNPGIYPQLEFAPLHTYWLAACYYGLGRSVWAVRLATAALSGVGLWALWDVMRRLCRGRTALLALALAAIAYIPAAVSTVSLAEGPALALFCLALSCFVRASAARRTPDWGWLVACALLLNLAGGFRFEAWAFVPLLALALWRTPRAALALAAMGAVFPLIHIGVCWYKLGDPLHSLLLPSQVAQIQELGKPAAQRLLGWPLALRAALGWGVLLPALIGVVVCLRERRMRLLPWLVLPLLALLELRAYGGSMAPDLLRYSTMVGVLICCIAACAFDPLLSGRKALRLIGTIVAAVVLLAAGIHTVCGLNEQRIETGLGSGPRQAARLLRTQAGEHDMLLTSQSFHGYLAVESGLRIEQIRFPECTSVPHSAPWAQQRDCLADDLARKLVGLDVTYLALDSSDEVVRALIAANGNAIIPADSLLVLHNLVEQGAFALYRVDRRGE; encoded by the coding sequence GTGAACAGTCGGCGGATCGCTGAGCCGTTTTACGCCCTGGGGCTGATCGTCGGCGCGCTGCTGCTGCGCCTGGCGATCATCGCGGTGAGCGACAACGCGGTCTCCAGCGAGCAGGAGGCCTACTCGCGGCTGAACCTGATGTTGCAGTGGCAACGCAACCCCGGGATCTATCCGCAGCTAGAGTTCGCGCCGCTGCACACCTACTGGCTGGCCGCCTGCTATTACGGCCTGGGGCGCAGCGTCTGGGCCGTGCGCCTGGCCACGGCCGCGCTCTCGGGCGTAGGGCTGTGGGCGCTGTGGGACGTCATGCGTCGGCTTTGCCGTGGCCGTACCGCGCTGCTGGCCCTGGCTCTGGCTGCCATCGCCTACATCCCGGCCGCGGTCTCCACGGTCAGCCTGGCCGAGGGGCCCGCGTTGGCGCTATTCTGCCTGGCGTTGAGTTGTTTTGTGCGCGCCAGTGCGGCGCGCCGAACTCCTGACTGGGGCTGGCTGGTTGCCTGCGCGTTGCTGCTCAATCTGGCCGGGGGCTTCCGTTTCGAGGCCTGGGCTTTTGTGCCGCTGCTGGCCCTGGCCCTGTGGCGTACGCCGCGCGCCGCGTTGGCCTTGGCCGCCATGGGTGCGGTCTTTCCGCTGATTCACATCGGCGTGTGCTGGTACAAGCTGGGCGATCCGCTGCACTCGCTGCTCCTGCCCTCGCAGGTGGCGCAGATCCAGGAGTTGGGCAAGCCCGCGGCCCAGCGGCTGCTGGGTTGGCCGCTGGCCCTGCGCGCCGCACTGGGCTGGGGCGTGCTGTTGCCGGCGCTGATCGGTGTTGTGGTCTGCCTGCGCGAACGTAGGATGCGGCTGCTGCCCTGGCTGGTGCTGCCGCTGCTGGCGTTGCTCGAGCTGCGCGCCTATGGCGGCAGCATGGCGCCGGACCTGCTGCGCTACTCGACGATGGTCGGCGTGCTGATCTGTTGTATTGCGGCCTGCGCCTTTGACCCGCTGCTGTCGGGCCGCAAGGCGCTACGCCTGATCGGGACGATTGTCGCGGCAGTTGTGCTCTTGGCAGCGGGGATACACACGGTGTGCGGACTGAACGAACAGCGGATCGAGACCGGATTGGGCAGCGGACCGCGTCAGGCGGCGCGGCTGTTGCGCACCCAGGCCGGGGAGCACGACATGCTGCTGACCAGCCAATCGTTCCACGGATATTTGGCCGTGGAGTCGGGCCTGCGCATCGAGCAGATCCGCTTTCCCGAGTGCACCAGTGTGCCGCACAGTGCGCCGTGGGCCCAGCAGCGCGACTGTCTGGCCGACGATCTGGCGCGCAAGCTCGTGGGGCTCGATGTGACCTACCTGGCCCTGGACTCGTCGGACGAGGTGGTGCGCGCGCTAATCGCGGCCAACGGCAATGCTATAATCCCCGCTGACAGCCTGTTGGTTTTGCACAACCTGGTGGAGCAGGGCGCCTTCGCCCTCTACCGCGTGGACAGAAGAGGCGAGTGA
- a CDS encoding glycosyltransferase family 39 protein, giving the protein MSRFKRWAPRIALLALLVYLGAWNVAFFTIDTRPPNNNELNHILHSVDMWLWSDTRPGLYNAYIQSFLFYPPITIVASALYYAVGPSYDAAMYVQTLFFLLWLIGIYMFCGRAFSPWSGVLAALVLGTFPSVLDVSRQFLLEMPMAAFSVWGAWALLRSRGFELRRWSLLAGLMIGLSMLSKQTFFVYALGPALAVLIRAIHGRLRNPPRAQRSRVKPWSVWRWLVLLVMCWAIPLQLYIGPGGVHREALAFAFHGIDLHGIDPAPLLVAASGLLATLLVVMLRLRSSPVRNVALSALSLTLTASVWYFPHGLASLLRYIGQMQANVEATESVNLAVLADFYGIYLDQYYLGYVKLWLLLALLGTLAIGFGLSRVRRLDLRLETPSEAQWTWTMIVLWLLIPVAVFLVLPIQNEMNLVPAMGPAAVLIAGLFYQVRLQSSAGGRPVGASRKLIAGNRVVLRTLLCVLIVESLLFPTFFKRDDNSFRPLPIECGRERDHLSLIRGLSPGSWKGEQPLIIRLRSFLVRRGFYLKFGDFRYFIPFEEDWQLERITRVLERHGLAEHPVLSPEQGFYFSFNGLIFYLSCAGHHANVVAWFNSEQPAQGRTLDDAVHELSQFDAVIVREGLPDNEHEVTGKGGAGSDRDLTLRALRSGRPEDSGGLQFVQRLSLPEGTSVLVYLRLPQNNDNNPDS; this is encoded by the coding sequence ATGAGCCGCTTTAAGCGTTGGGCTCCGCGGATCGCGCTGCTGGCGCTGCTGGTCTACCTCGGCGCGTGGAACGTCGCCTTTTTCACCATCGACACCCGACCGCCGAACAACAACGAGCTGAACCACATCCTGCACAGCGTGGATATGTGGCTGTGGTCCGACACGCGGCCGGGGCTCTACAACGCCTACATCCAATCGTTTCTGTTCTACCCGCCGATCACGATCGTGGCCAGCGCGTTGTACTACGCGGTGGGACCCTCCTACGACGCGGCGATGTACGTGCAGACGCTGTTCTTCCTGCTGTGGCTGATCGGGATCTACATGTTCTGCGGCCGGGCATTCTCGCCCTGGAGCGGGGTGCTGGCCGCCCTGGTGCTCGGCACGTTCCCCAGCGTGCTCGACGTCTCGCGCCAGTTTCTGCTCGAGATGCCGATGGCCGCGTTCTCGGTCTGGGGCGCCTGGGCGCTGCTGCGCAGCCGCGGGTTCGAGCTGCGGCGCTGGTCGCTGCTCGCCGGGCTGATGATCGGCCTCTCGATGCTCTCCAAACAGACGTTTTTCGTCTATGCGTTGGGACCGGCGCTGGCCGTACTGATCCGGGCGATCCACGGCAGGTTGCGCAATCCGCCCCGTGCCCAACGCTCGCGCGTTAAGCCCTGGAGCGTCTGGCGTTGGCTGGTGCTGCTCGTGATGTGCTGGGCGATTCCGTTGCAGCTCTACATTGGGCCCGGCGGCGTCCATCGCGAAGCGCTGGCCTTTGCCTTTCACGGCATTGATCTGCACGGCATCGATCCCGCGCCGCTGCTGGTGGCGGCCAGCGGACTGCTGGCCACGTTGCTGGTGGTGATGCTGCGCCTGCGCTCAAGCCCGGTGCGCAACGTGGCGCTCAGCGCGCTAAGCCTTACATTGACGGCCTCGGTCTGGTACTTCCCCCACGGGCTGGCGAGTCTGTTGCGCTACATCGGACAGATGCAGGCCAACGTCGAGGCGACCGAGAGCGTCAACCTGGCGGTGCTGGCCGACTTCTACGGCATCTACCTCGACCAGTACTATCTGGGCTACGTCAAGCTCTGGCTGCTGCTGGCGCTGCTGGGCACGCTGGCGATCGGATTCGGCCTAAGCCGGGTCAGGCGCTTGGATCTGCGGCTCGAGACGCCGTCCGAGGCGCAGTGGACTTGGACGATGATCGTGCTCTGGCTGCTGATTCCGGTGGCGGTGTTCCTGGTGCTGCCGATTCAAAACGAGATGAACCTGGTGCCGGCGATGGGCCCGGCCGCGGTGCTGATCGCCGGGCTGTTCTATCAGGTGCGGCTGCAATCCAGCGCCGGGGGGCGGCCTGTAGGAGCGTCGCGCAAGCTGATCGCAGGCAACCGGGTGGTTCTGCGGACATTGCTGTGTGTGCTGATCGTCGAGTCGCTGCTGTTCCCCACGTTCTTCAAGCGCGACGATAATAGTTTTCGACCGCTGCCCATCGAGTGCGGTCGCGAGCGCGACCACCTGTCGCTGATCCGCGGGCTCTCGCCCGGATCGTGGAAGGGCGAGCAGCCGCTGATCATCCGACTGCGCAGCTTTTTGGTGCGCCGCGGCTTCTACCTCAAGTTCGGCGACTTTCGCTATTTCATCCCCTTTGAGGAGGATTGGCAGCTCGAGCGGATCACCCGCGTGCTCGAACGCCACGGGCTGGCCGAACATCCGGTGCTCTCGCCCGAGCAGGGCTTCTACTTCAGCTTCAACGGGCTGATCTTTTACCTCAGCTGCGCCGGGCACCACGCCAACGTGGTCGCCTGGTTCAACTCGGAGCAGCCCGCCCAGGGCCGTACCCTCGACGATGCGGTGCATGAGCTCTCGCAGTTCGACGCGGTGATTGTGCGCGAGGGGCTGCCGGACAACGAGCACGAGGTAACCGGCAAGGGCGGCGCAGGAAGCGACCGCGACCTGACCCTACGCGCGCTACGCTCGGGACGGCCCGAGGATAGCGGCGGTTTGCAATTCGTCCAGCGCCTCAGCCTGCCCGAGGGCACGTCGGTGCTGGTCTACTTGCGCCTGCCGCAGAACAACGATAACAACCCGGATAGTTAA
- a CDS encoding GDSL-type esterase/lipase family protein: MRAAKQRNNATGPARSIVFCLLALLLFLALAEGASRLAFDPRDLEQCQGGFNNPHRDQPSSFERDDYLFWRLKAPNPGWHVNAQGFRGDSLKRDKPADTLRVLCLGDSCTFGLGPDGGVPWDRTYPQLLATLLAEKMSGVRVETINAGVPGYSSFQGLRYLESELLAYKPDVVTAYFGINDSYEARCFPDRDQRVLDRVPQAVGGVQRLLRHSRFYLLLGSLVRGLRVRDSELRPGAEYLERVEPDQYRGNIAAMRELGRRHGFQLLPIQALYLDGDGAIHGLQEWSAPGALSWADQARELADRGEAVIYPAPDNVHPTVAGHALLARLLAECLAPQHDRP; this comes from the coding sequence ATGAGAGCGGCCAAGCAGCGCAACAACGCCACCGGCCCGGCGCGATCGATCGTCTTTTGCCTGTTGGCTTTGCTGCTGTTCCTGGCCCTGGCCGAGGGCGCGTCGCGCCTGGCGTTCGATCCGCGGGACCTCGAACAGTGCCAGGGCGGATTCAACAATCCGCACCGCGATCAGCCCAGTTCCTTTGAGCGCGACGACTACCTGTTCTGGCGGCTCAAGGCGCCCAACCCCGGTTGGCACGTCAACGCCCAGGGGTTTCGCGGCGATTCGCTGAAGCGCGACAAGCCCGCGGACACGCTGCGCGTCCTGTGCCTGGGCGACTCGTGCACCTTCGGTCTGGGGCCCGACGGCGGCGTGCCCTGGGATCGCACCTACCCGCAATTGCTGGCGACGCTGTTGGCCGAAAAAATGTCCGGCGTGCGCGTGGAGACGATCAATGCCGGTGTGCCCGGCTACAGCTCGTTCCAGGGACTGCGCTACCTCGAGTCCGAGCTACTGGCCTACAAACCCGACGTGGTGACCGCCTACTTCGGCATCAACGACAGCTACGAGGCGCGCTGCTTCCCCGACCGCGATCAGCGTGTGCTCGATCGCGTGCCCCAGGCGGTGGGCGGAGTGCAGCGGCTGTTGCGGCATTCGCGGTTCTACCTACTGCTGGGCAGCCTGGTGCGCGGGCTGCGCGTTCGGGATAGCGAGCTGCGTCCCGGCGCCGAGTACCTCGAGCGCGTGGAGCCCGATCAGTACCGGGGCAACATCGCGGCCATGCGCGAGCTGGGCCGCCGCCACGGATTTCAGTTGTTGCCGATCCAGGCGCTGTACCTCGACGGGGACGGCGCGATCCACGGCCTTCAGGAGTGGTCCGCGCCCGGCGCGCTGAGCTGGGCCGACCAGGCGCGCGAGCTGGCCGACCGGGGCGAGGCCGTGATCTATCCCGCGCCGGACAACGTGCATCCCACCGTTGCGGGACACGCGCTGCTGGCGCGGCTGCTGGCCGAGTGTCTTGCGCCGCAGCACGATCGGCCATGA
- a CDS encoding tetratricopeptide repeat protein yields MHRCRTVCLLLLVALFAALPSIALCAQTDGDAAQNYNTGNAYFDQGEFELAALAYKKALTQGGPRASAEYNLANALLHSGRIGPAVLHYRRALELAPRSADIANNLAAARERIPFAIKPLQPPALERFVTGFVRYTRPVEVFAVAATLWLLLNLALLIVLIGAPGNALRRIGATLCAALVVALLALSPLVIAQAYNEHTLVQMVVLDDPVKAREAPDSGKILFTLREGQTVKIAEYSGSWVRVETKNHFVGWIPAKAGETI; encoded by the coding sequence ATGCATCGTTGCCGCACCGTCTGCCTGCTGCTGCTCGTCGCGCTGTTCGCCGCGCTTCCCAGCATTGCGCTTTGCGCCCAGACCGACGGCGACGCGGCGCAGAATTACAACACCGGCAACGCCTACTTCGACCAGGGAGAGTTCGAGCTGGCCGCCCTGGCCTATAAAAAGGCCCTGACCCAGGGCGGACCGCGCGCGTCAGCGGAATACAACCTGGCCAACGCCCTGCTGCACAGCGGGCGCATCGGCCCGGCCGTGCTGCATTACCGGCGCGCCCTGGAGCTCGCGCCGCGCTCCGCGGACATCGCCAACAACCTGGCCGCGGCCCGCGAGCGCATCCCCTTTGCAATCAAGCCGCTCCAGCCGCCGGCGCTGGAGCGCTTCGTCACCGGCTTTGTACGCTACACCCGGCCGGTGGAAGTCTTCGCCGTTGCCGCGACACTGTGGTTGCTGCTTAACCTGGCTTTGTTGATCGTCTTGATCGGCGCGCCGGGAAACGCGCTGCGCCGAATCGGCGCGACATTGTGCGCGGCGCTGGTCGTGGCGCTGCTGGCGCTCTCGCCGCTGGTGATCGCCCAGGCCTACAACGAGCACACGTTGGTGCAGATGGTGGTCCTGGACGACCCGGTTAAGGCGCGCGAGGCCCCGGACAGCGGCAAGATTTTATTCACCCTGCGCGAGGGGCAAACGGTTAAAATCGCCGAATACAGCGGCTCGTGGGTGCGGGTGGAAACCAAGAACCATTTTGTCGGCTGGATCCCTGCCAAGGCCGGCGAGACTATCTGA
- a CDS encoding PIG-L family deacetylase, producing the protein MSLPYTELPDFLEALDQMERPLTVVAHQDDELTFSGVLTRAADRMHIVWVTNGDGLYFIENVSPEAYGKIRMAEALNSATAVGIPGSHTQCLEYSEVDLYQRFMFITENQRAVDWIKPYYQRIIDDLRQYIFEYKPEAVFTCGYQGGNPEHDIIHYFTRLVVDEYERDSGKQVPFIHVPMYEYTVLVALRFNPFYRGLRWRYQLDERERANKRKQLDAYPSQIELFEKFQKVATFAGWLGLFTRGRPYSLEEYLSIEEWGPVPKDWDYLRNPHLLDRANYIGDHFGRVPVSFEKSVKPIIAAFPRL; encoded by the coding sequence ATGAGTCTACCGTACACTGAGCTTCCCGATTTTCTCGAGGCCCTGGACCAGATGGAACGTCCGCTGACCGTGGTGGCGCACCAGGACGACGAGCTGACCTTCTCCGGCGTGTTGACCCGCGCCGCGGACCGGATGCACATCGTCTGGGTCACCAACGGCGACGGCCTGTACTTCATCGAGAACGTCAGCCCCGAGGCCTACGGCAAGATCCGCATGGCCGAGGCGCTCAACAGCGCAACCGCCGTGGGCATTCCCGGCTCACACACCCAGTGCCTGGAGTACTCCGAGGTCGACCTCTACCAGCGCTTCATGTTCATCACCGAGAACCAGCGCGCGGTGGACTGGATCAAGCCCTATTATCAGCGGATCATCGACGATCTGCGCCAATACATCTTCGAGTACAAGCCCGAGGCGGTCTTCACCTGCGGCTACCAGGGGGGCAATCCCGAGCACGACATCATCCACTACTTCACGCGGCTGGTGGTCGACGAGTACGAGCGCGACAGCGGCAAGCAGGTGCCGTTCATCCACGTGCCGATGTACGAGTACACCGTGCTCGTGGCCCTGCGCTTCAACCCGTTCTACCGCGGACTGCGCTGGCGCTATCAGCTCGACGAACGCGAGCGGGCCAACAAGCGTAAACAGCTCGACGCCTATCCCTCGCAGATCGAGCTGTTCGAGAAGTTCCAGAAAGTGGCGACCTTCGCCGGCTGGCTGGGACTGTTCACCCGCGGTCGGCCGTACTCCCTTGAGGAGTATCTCTCGATCGAGGAGTGGGGGCCGGTGCCCAAGGACTGGGACTATCTACGCAACCCACATCTGCTCGATCGCGCCAACTATATCGGCGATCACTTCGGCCGGGTGCCGGTGAGCTTCGAGAAGTCGGTCAAGCCGATCATCGCCGCGTTCCCGCGACTCTAG
- a CDS encoding tetratricopeptide repeat protein: protein MSQVRQEIKRAKEAFERGDHDSAEKLCVEIVKDHSQFADLYCLLGTIYHERTRFFEASQMFERALEINPNYLEARMNLVVAYNDLGEFEKAQEQISTIKSLAQEDGDAIDSLTKNRLANMHAQTGDLYCQANLYWEGSREYEKALTLRPRFVDIKVKLAVAFRKLGRIGEAMRQLEESLRFNPGYSSARVQLALTCHRAGADKRAIDLLEQVLQLNPDHEPAKLYLDTLSSGQGIS, encoded by the coding sequence ATGAGCCAGGTACGCCAGGAGATCAAGCGCGCCAAGGAGGCCTTCGAGCGCGGCGATCACGACTCGGCCGAGAAGCTGTGCGTCGAAATAGTCAAAGACCATTCCCAATTCGCCGACCTCTACTGCCTGCTGGGCACGATCTACCACGAACGCACCCGATTCTTCGAGGCGTCGCAGATGTTCGAGCGGGCGTTGGAGATCAACCCCAACTACCTCGAAGCCCGGATGAACTTGGTCGTGGCCTACAACGACCTGGGCGAGTTCGAGAAGGCCCAAGAGCAAATCAGCACGATCAAGAGCCTGGCCCAAGAGGACGGCGACGCCATCGACTCCCTGACCAAAAACCGGCTGGCCAACATGCACGCCCAAACCGGCGACCTGTACTGCCAGGCCAACCTCTACTGGGAGGGCAGCCGCGAGTACGAGAAGGCTCTGACGCTGCGGCCCAGGTTTGTCGACATCAAAGTCAAGCTGGCCGTGGCGTTCCGTAAGCTCGGCCGCATCGGCGAGGCCATGCGCCAGCTCGAGGAATCCCTACGCTTCAATCCCGGATACAGCTCGGCGCGCGTACAGCTCGCCCTGACCTGCCACCGCGCCGGGGCCGACAAGCGCGCCATCGACCTGCTTGAACAGGTGCTGCAGCTCAACCCCGATCACGAGCCGGCCAAGCTCTACCTGGACACCCTGAGCTCGGGACAAGGGATCAGCTGA
- a CDS encoding flavodoxin family protein codes for MKVIAFNSSPHKDGNTAQALKVVCEQLEQHGVTTELVHLYPMGLRGCCACMKCKEAQDRCCHGPQDGINGLIEKMLEADGMLLGSPVYFSGMNPELKALIDRAGMVTRANGHLLKRKLGAAVVALRRQGALPTFDGINHFFLVSQMIVPGSSYWNMVLGGAPGEMRNDEEGLDTLRTLGENMAWLLKRLQD; via the coding sequence ATGAAAGTGATCGCATTTAACTCCAGCCCGCACAAGGACGGCAACACGGCCCAGGCGCTCAAGGTGGTCTGCGAGCAGCTCGAGCAGCACGGCGTGACCACCGAGCTGGTGCACCTGTATCCCATGGGCCTGCGCGGCTGTTGCGCGTGCATGAAGTGCAAGGAGGCGCAGGACCGTTGCTGCCACGGCCCGCAGGACGGAATCAACGGCTTGATCGAGAAGATGCTTGAGGCCGACGGCATGCTGCTGGGCTCGCCGGTCTACTTCTCGGGGATGAACCCCGAGCTCAAGGCGCTGATCGACCGCGCAGGGATGGTGACCCGGGCCAACGGCCACCTGCTCAAACGCAAGCTCGGCGCGGCCGTGGTCGCGTTGCGGCGTCAGGGCGCGCTGCCGACCTTCGATGGGATCAACCACTTCTTCCTGGTCAGCCAGATGATCGTCCCCGGTTCGAGCTACTGGAACATGGTGCTCGGCGGCGCCCCCGGCGAGATGCGCAACGACGAGGAAGGCCTCGATACGCTACGGACCCTGGGCGAGAACATGGCCTGGCTGCTGAAACGGCTTCAGGACTAG